CGCATAACATTCCTTTCAACACTGATACAACTGACTCTCTCACTGTCATCGTCAAGCACACTGGCTCTGGCAACGGTTCATCTCTGTACGTTTCATTTGAAATATTAAACGAGATCACAATAAACTCTGGGAGCTGAATACGTCCTAGCCAATGAAATGCTCCATGTACAAATGCCAAATCCATATGCATAAACAAGCATGATACGTTATTTCTACAGCTTTTATTAGCAAGTTTTCTCCAAGAACCACTTTTAACTGAGAGAATTTCATTGAGGGTGTCATCCTCGTTATTAACCTTAAGGACCTTATAGTCATTACTACTTGAGTCAAAACCCAATCCAAAAGTGTATCTATTTCTGTCCACGGTGGAGTAATCTGAATGAGGAAGTACTATTGTTTCTCTTGTGGAGGGATTCCATAGCAATAATATCGAAGGATCTCTCTTAGGTGTATTCTGAAGCCCGACTAAAAACAAGCCATCACAACAACAATATATTCTGCCATACTTTGGTTCATAGTTTAACGGGCAATCAAGTTTTCGTACGACTTGAATATTCAaagataaagaagaaaaagagatgcTGGTATTAGCTTCACCATCCTTATAAGATATTTGGCTAATAAGCAATTTTTGAAGGTTTTGGTTCCTGCTGGCAATATTGAGATGCTTCGTCCTAAAGTAACATGATGAGATTAATGTATTCCAAAATCCAGAAACACACTTAAATCGCATAAGAGACTCAACAGGTAACCTGCTGAGGATATCGACAATTATTTCCTCTTGGACGTGAGTTCCCATTCCTACATACGACAAGGCAAGTACTTTTAATTATTAATCCACAGGTTGAACACCTTTATGTTGAGCAgaaattgaagaagaaacctACAACAATTAGAGAATACTATTAGTtagaatatattttcaaatacaTCTTACTTGAGTAATATGTTAGAGGAGGCCGACAACTACGCTGTTGCAAAATAACCGAATACACAACCATGTTTGTTCAATTGTGTATGtctttatgatttttctttttgctaaAAATATAGTTTGTCATATATTTATGTAAAAATCAAAATTGATAGAAACGCCTAAACAATATATGTTAGGTTAACGGCCCGACAGGTAGCATAACCCTAGCAAGAGCACGTAAACAGTAAAACAAAGACTATACACAATTGTGAAAAATACAATATGCAGATGAATATTCGCAGAAAAAAAAAACCCAGAAATATTCAACCATTAGATATGCTTCTTTTTTAAAATATGGATGATTTTGCTAAGCCAAGTTTATTAAGGAAAGCTTCAAGCCTTCAACCTACATATCAACACATAGTTTCACCTTGACTATAATACAATAAATACAAagtataataaataagaaaaacaacaaaGCAACACTACATGAAGAATAAGTTAATGTAAAAAACATCGAGAGAAAAGAACTTACACCTTATCCCAAAGAAGCAAAAGAGTAAAGAAGTTGATGCGTTGCTTAATTGAAAGAACAAGTTAGCCGTAGGCTTTATAGATAAGGGGTGAGGATTATATGTTACCAATACAGAGTCAAAATGGGTTTGACATGGTAGGACAGCCCAACCCAAGCTGCTAGTTAGATGAGGTTGGATTATGATTTTCAGCCCATTCGTGAAAGTACCCTTATTTTAAGGGCAAAAACGTAAATATGCAAGAATTAAGAAATTTTTAATGAATCTTAGCAGCATTCGTTAATTAACAAAATATGTCAACGAAAGATTTACTTTCCTTAACAAAAACTTATAAAACTGGAATAACCATCTATGATCTATCCACCAATTTCTCACCCCTCAAAATTAAGAATCATGCATTAAATCAACTAGAAATTTTGAATGAttaaatctttacttatttgaattATAGAAGtactaatatttaagactttaaaataaatattgttTGGGAGAACTAGGAGTATCACGTTTTCTTTTCCTTATATTTGCTAATGGAAATTTCCATGTGAAATAAGTTTGATACTTAATTCTTCTTAT
This DNA window, taken from Nicotiana tabacum cultivar K326 chromosome 4, ASM71507v2, whole genome shotgun sequence, encodes the following:
- the LOC142179919 gene encoding F-box/kelch-repeat protein At3g23880-like — protein: MGTHVQEEIIVDILSRLPVESLMRFKCVSGFWNTLISSCYFRTKHLNIASRNQNLQKLLISQISYKDGEANTSISFSSLSLNIQVVRKLDCPLNYEPKYGRIYCCCDGLFLVGLQNTPKRDPSILLLWNPSTRETIVLPHSDYSTVDRNRYTFGLGFDSSSNDYKVLKVNNEDDTLNEILSVKSGSWRKLANKSCRNNVSCLFMHMDLAFVHGAFHWLGRIQLPEFIVISFNISNETYRDEPLPEPVCLTMTVRESVVSVLKGMLCVYSTYHDGSTFNLWVMKLYGVKESWSKMLTIPAIGVPLTIPKYIFADGEVLLCCEYSERTVFRTSKGPFIEWPDLVRDDINEDSILDVYVYTQSLMSPKAITNKLR